The proteins below are encoded in one region of Streptomyces cyanogenus:
- a CDS encoding GlxA family transcriptional regulator, whose amino-acid sequence MNPLRLGVLAYPGCFASEVFGIPDLLAMADHIAAAHGLDRPPHEVSVVSPRRRVVASGGSAIEVSALRPVDVLIVPGFEFSPRLDLDATLANLRPEVAAIRSQAASGTAVVSICVGAFLVAETGLLDGREATTSWLFADQFARRYVNVKVRPEHLVVTDRGVTTTAAFSAMYDFALQLIREHDGSRVARSTARIALVDDARSTQTPYVDLELMPAVGREFSLGVKRWLDQNLGTRYDLSALAETFHVSTRTMLRRFGEEAGQTPLAYLQSARVRRARHLLETTDRTIAHIAADLGYTDTSTFSAIFARYTGQRPRDYRATFRRPVREADRNAARGPDLPEPGQTRFMSSSSHSRRPARPS is encoded by the coding sequence ATGAACCCACTGCGCCTGGGTGTGCTGGCGTATCCCGGCTGCTTCGCCTCGGAGGTGTTCGGGATCCCCGATCTGCTGGCCATGGCCGATCACATCGCGGCGGCGCACGGGTTGGACCGACCGCCCCACGAGGTGTCCGTCGTCTCGCCCCGGCGACGGGTGGTTGCCTCCGGCGGCTCGGCCATCGAGGTCTCGGCGTTGCGGCCCGTCGATGTCCTGATCGTGCCGGGTTTCGAGTTCTCGCCCAGGCTCGATCTCGACGCCACGCTCGCGAACCTGAGGCCCGAAGTGGCGGCGATCCGGTCGCAGGCCGCCTCCGGAACCGCCGTCGTGTCGATCTGTGTCGGCGCCTTCCTCGTCGCCGAGACCGGCCTGCTCGACGGGCGCGAGGCGACGACGTCCTGGCTGTTCGCGGATCAGTTCGCCCGTCGGTACGTCAATGTGAAGGTGCGCCCCGAGCATCTGGTGGTCACCGATCGCGGTGTGACGACCACGGCCGCCTTCAGTGCCATGTACGACTTCGCACTCCAGTTGATCCGTGAGCACGACGGCTCCCGCGTCGCCCGCAGCACCGCACGCATCGCGCTCGTCGACGACGCACGCTCCACCCAGACTCCCTACGTCGACCTGGAGCTCATGCCCGCCGTCGGCCGTGAGTTCTCACTCGGCGTCAAACGATGGCTCGACCAGAACCTCGGAACTCGCTACGACCTGTCCGCCCTCGCCGAAACGTTCCACGTCAGCACCCGCACCATGCTCCGCCGCTTCGGCGAGGAAGCAGGTCAGACCCCGCTCGCCTACCTGCAATCCGCTCGGGTCCGCCGGGCCCGTCATCTGCTGGAGACCACCGACAGGACCATCGCACACATCGCCGCCGACCTCGGGTACACGGACACGAGCACCTTCAGCGCCATCTTCGCCCGGTACACCGGCCAGCGCCCGCGGGACTACCGCGCCACGTTCCGCCGGCCTGTCCGCGAAGCAGACCGCAACGCCGCACGCGGCCCTGATCTCCCAGAACCCGGACAGACCCGGTTCATGTCCTCCAGCTCCCACTCCCGTCGCCCAGCCCGCCCCTCTTGA
- a CDS encoding dienelactone hydrolase family protein: protein MDDFYRRAVSVDDVSKTVYVAGTGPGVILMPEMPGISPDVARLARWIRDAGFCVHLPSLFGVDGAYPTTEAGEAVVRRACVSAEFRAFAGGGTSPVVAWLRGLARIAHAECGGPGVGAVGLCFTGNFALTMALEPAVIAPVVNHPSLPLDDPGGLEIADEDAVALAERIERDGLKVLGYRFDNDRWCTGQRFAAYQALLGDAFDGRVLPGDAANTNPPPFFRDVVGSAHSVVTAHLVDEQGHPTVRARDEIIAFLTEQLRR, encoded by the coding sequence TTGGACGACTTCTACCGGAGAGCTGTCAGCGTCGATGACGTCAGCAAGACCGTGTACGTTGCCGGGACAGGACCCGGCGTCATCCTGATGCCCGAGATGCCGGGCATCAGCCCCGACGTCGCGCGGTTGGCACGCTGGATACGCGACGCCGGCTTCTGCGTCCACCTGCCCTCCCTCTTCGGCGTCGACGGTGCCTACCCGACGACCGAGGCAGGCGAGGCCGTCGTCCGGCGGGCATGCGTCAGCGCCGAGTTCCGTGCGTTCGCCGGGGGCGGCACCAGTCCCGTCGTGGCGTGGCTGCGCGGCCTCGCGCGGATCGCGCACGCGGAGTGCGGTGGGCCGGGCGTCGGCGCGGTCGGGCTGTGCTTCACCGGCAACTTCGCGTTGACCATGGCACTCGAACCGGCCGTCATCGCCCCCGTCGTCAATCATCCCTCGCTGCCGCTCGACGACCCCGGAGGGCTGGAGATCGCAGACGAGGACGCAGTTGCCCTCGCCGAACGCATCGAACGAGACGGATTGAAGGTGCTCGGCTACCGCTTCGACAACGACAGGTGGTGCACGGGCCAGCGGTTCGCGGCCTACCAAGCACTACTCGGCGACGCGTTCGACGGCCGCGTTCTTCCCGGAGATGCAGCGAACACGAACCCTCCGCCCTTCTTCCGCGACGTCGTCGGGAGCGCCCACAGCGTCGTCACGGCACATCTCGTGGACGAGCAGGGTCACCCGACGGTACGTGCCCGTGATGAGATCATCGCTTTCCTCACGGAGCAGCTCAGACGATGA
- a CDS encoding GNAT family N-acetyltransferase encodes MPVLRQARVSDHGTIVACVQQWWGDSRTPAQARELSLLLPKLFLQFFSGTSLVLEDEAGIRAFLIGFHAADNDEEAYIHFVGVDPELRGQGAARRLYTTFFQHAAEAGRTEVRAITSPGNTGSIAFHRAMGFTLESGDREVDGLPLHNDYDGRGHDRVCFYKKLAL; translated from the coding sequence ATGCCAGTGTTGCGACAGGCCCGCGTCTCCGACCACGGCACGATCGTCGCATGTGTGCAGCAGTGGTGGGGGGACTCACGTACCCCCGCGCAGGCTCGCGAGCTGTCACTGCTGCTCCCCAAGCTGTTCCTGCAGTTTTTCTCCGGCACCAGCCTGGTCCTGGAGGACGAAGCCGGCATCAGGGCTTTCCTCATCGGTTTTCACGCCGCAGACAACGACGAAGAGGCGTACATCCACTTCGTGGGAGTGGATCCCGAGCTTCGTGGGCAGGGGGCTGCTCGGCGTCTGTACACGACCTTCTTCCAGCATGCCGCCGAAGCCGGCCGCACAGAGGTGCGTGCGATTACCTCGCCGGGAAACACTGGCTCCATCGCCTTTCACCGCGCTATGGGATTCACCCTCGAAAGCGGGGACCGAGAGGTCGATGGTCTGCCCCTGCACAATGACTACGACGGTCGTGGGCACGACCGGGTCTGCTTCTACAAGAAGTTGGCCCTCTGA
- a CDS encoding serine/threonine-protein kinase encodes MNDGESGRRVIDGRFELQARLGGGGMGLVWRARDLVLDRAVALKEVRPSDPGLAEYDPDAAAMLRARVLREARALARVDHPNVVTIHHVVDGGEYTYPWLVMELVTGGSLQDRLDKGPLAPAEAARIGREVLAALRAAHEVGVQHRDVKPANVLMRPDGRPVLTDFGIAAIRESTVLTATGSIIGTPDYMAPERISGGEGGPGSDLWSLAMMLYVAVEGHHPLRRGTTLATLAALLSEELPPPHRAGVLAGFLNAVLVKDPVGRADAETAERMLAEAAGSPDSAPGVPGGGGQATSYRLAPPPDPAPTPSGFGPPTDFGPPTGFRPAGPYDAVRRPVAPPTPYPTGPTRSMTPRPGSRARSRITIASSVVGTVLAGVLVWTLLPDGGDNGDGKAADQPGSSSTRKKDPTPEASGPSRSAPASQAETKTDLLTPDGIRTAVKEIKAATGRDRACDFTVYPGYVSADIMVKGSDTKYDSYTYRPVEGVKKGIISGAIIGGERPFDLDDFDWDVLPSLLKRAEKDLNVEQPTLRYLLVRPADDTFGTPRGLAVYFADEHVSGHLNADLKGKVTQVLPAQD; translated from the coding sequence ATGAACGACGGGGAATCCGGCAGACGGGTTATTGACGGGCGCTTCGAACTGCAGGCGCGACTCGGTGGCGGCGGCATGGGTCTGGTGTGGCGGGCCCGCGATCTCGTCCTCGACCGAGCGGTCGCACTCAAGGAAGTACGGCCGTCCGATCCGGGTCTCGCCGAGTACGATCCGGATGCTGCGGCGATGCTGCGGGCCCGGGTGCTGCGCGAGGCACGGGCACTGGCCCGGGTCGACCACCCCAATGTGGTCACCATCCACCACGTCGTGGATGGCGGCGAGTACACGTACCCGTGGCTTGTCATGGAGTTGGTGACCGGAGGGTCACTGCAGGACCGGCTGGACAAGGGCCCGCTGGCGCCCGCCGAGGCCGCCCGGATCGGCCGCGAGGTGCTGGCCGCCCTGCGGGCCGCGCACGAGGTCGGCGTCCAGCACCGGGACGTGAAACCCGCGAACGTGCTGATGAGGCCCGACGGGCGTCCTGTGCTCACCGACTTCGGCATCGCGGCCATCAGGGAGTCGACCGTCCTGACCGCGACCGGGTCCATCATCGGCACGCCCGACTACATGGCCCCCGAGCGCATCTCCGGCGGCGAGGGCGGCCCGGGCTCCGACCTGTGGTCACTGGCGATGATGCTGTACGTCGCCGTCGAAGGCCACCACCCGCTGCGCAGGGGCACCACCCTCGCGACGCTCGCGGCCCTCCTCAGCGAGGAGCTGCCACCCCCTCACCGGGCCGGGGTGCTGGCCGGCTTCCTGAACGCCGTGCTTGTCAAGGACCCGGTCGGCCGGGCGGACGCGGAGACAGCGGAACGGATGCTCGCGGAGGCGGCCGGCAGCCCCGACTCCGCTCCCGGTGTTCCCGGCGGAGGGGGCCAGGCCACCTCGTACCGGTTGGCGCCTCCACCGGACCCGGCACCCACGCCCTCCGGGTTCGGACCCCCGACGGACTTCGGGCCGCCGACCGGCTTCCGGCCGGCAGGCCCGTACGACGCCGTGCGCCGGCCCGTCGCCCCGCCGACGCCCTATCCGACGGGTCCCACACGCTCGATGACGCCGCGCCCGGGCAGCCGTGCGAGGAGCCGCATCACCATCGCCTCCTCCGTCGTCGGCACCGTGCTGGCGGGAGTCCTGGTGTGGACGCTGCTGCCGGACGGAGGCGACAACGGCGACGGGAAAGCAGCCGATCAACCCGGTTCCTCCTCGACCAGGAAGAAGGACCCCACCCCCGAAGCGTCGGGACCGTCCCGGTCGGCGCCGGCCTCGCAGGCGGAGACGAAGACCGATCTGCTCACCCCAGACGGCATCCGGACGGCGGTGAAGGAGATCAAGGCCGCGACCGGCAGGGACCGCGCGTGCGACTTCACTGTCTATCCGGGATACGTGTCCGCGGACATCATGGTCAAGGGAAGCGACACCAAGTACGACAGCTACACCTACCGCCCGGTCGAAGGTGTCAAGAAGGGCATCATCAGCGGCGCGATCATCGGGGGTGAACGCCCGTTCGACCTGGACGACTTCGACTGGGACGTCCTCCCTTCCTTGCTGAAGCGGGCGGAGAAGGACCTCAACGTGGAGCAGCCGACGCTGCGTTATCTCCTGGTCCGCCCCGCCGACGACACCTTCGGCACGCCCCGGGGACTGGCCGTCTATTTCGCCGACGAACATGTCAGTGGCCATCTGAACGCCGACCTGAAGGGCAAGGTGACTCAGGTCCTGCCGGCCCAGGACTGA
- a CDS encoding YybH family protein, with protein MDHATARQFVDSWVTAWNAHELEAVLTHYAEDVSFRSPVAAQLLGGDGVIRGKNALRAYWAEGLRRIPDLRFEVLGSYVGVNCLVINYRNQKGGLVNEVLIFDGPLVIEGFGTYLGEDTNPAGAR; from the coding sequence ATGGATCATGCGACCGCGCGGCAGTTCGTCGACTCCTGGGTAACGGCGTGGAACGCGCACGAACTCGAGGCTGTGCTGACGCACTACGCCGAGGACGTTTCGTTCCGGTCGCCAGTGGCCGCGCAACTGCTCGGCGGTGACGGGGTCATCCGAGGCAAGAACGCACTGCGCGCCTACTGGGCAGAGGGCCTGCGGCGTATCCCCGACCTGCGATTCGAGGTACTTGGCAGCTACGTCGGCGTGAACTGCCTGGTCATCAATTACCGCAACCAGAAGGGCGGCTTGGTCAACGAAGTGCTCATCTTCGACGGCCCGCTGGTCATCGAGGGATTCGGCACCTACCTTGGCGAGGACACCAATCCGGCCGGAGCCCGCTGA
- a CDS encoding NAD(P)-dependent alcohol dehydrogenase has protein sequence MKAIVQDAYGPPEDLRVEEIAQPEPGSGEVLIQVRAASVDPGVWHLTTGQPYLLRALGFGLRAPKARVRGMDVAGRVKAVGPDVTRFQPGDEVYGTCDGSFAEYACATQDRLAHKPATADFEQAAVVPVSGCTALQALRDVGRLRSGQSVLVIGAGGGVGTFAVQLAKALGAAHVTGVCSGATAELVRSLGADEVVDYTLQEPTDGTARYDLVLDIAGNRPLARLRRVLSPGGTLVMVGGEDGGKWFGGMGRLLRALLLSPFTGQRLRGFFSTQSHDDLRLLAELIEAGAITPVIDRTYPLVHVPEAIGYLRSGRARGKIAVSV, from the coding sequence GTGAAGGCCATCGTCCAAGACGCCTATGGACCGCCCGAGGACCTGCGTGTCGAAGAGATCGCACAGCCGGAGCCCGGCAGCGGCGAGGTGCTCATCCAGGTCCGGGCGGCATCCGTAGACCCGGGCGTCTGGCATCTCACCACGGGCCAGCCGTACCTGCTGCGCGCCCTCGGTTTCGGGCTGCGGGCGCCCAAGGCACGCGTCCGGGGCATGGATGTCGCAGGACGGGTCAAGGCCGTCGGCCCGGACGTCACGCGCTTCCAGCCGGGTGACGAGGTGTACGGCACCTGCGACGGGTCGTTCGCCGAGTACGCCTGCGCCACACAGGACAGGCTCGCCCACAAGCCCGCCACCGCCGACTTCGAGCAGGCGGCCGTCGTCCCGGTTTCCGGCTGCACAGCCCTCCAGGCACTGCGCGACGTCGGGCGGCTGAGGTCCGGGCAGAGCGTCCTCGTCATCGGCGCGGGGGGCGGGGTGGGCACCTTCGCGGTGCAACTGGCCAAGGCCCTCGGGGCCGCCCACGTCACCGGTGTCTGCAGCGGCGCCACAGCGGAGCTGGTCCGCTCCCTCGGCGCCGACGAGGTGGTCGACTACACACTTCAGGAGCCCACCGACGGCACCGCCCGCTACGATCTCGTCCTCGACATCGCCGGCAACCGCCCCCTGGCCCGGCTCCGCCGCGTCCTCAGCCCCGGCGGGACGCTGGTCATGGTCGGCGGTGAGGACGGCGGGAAGTGGTTCGGCGGCATGGGCCGGCTCCTGCGAGCGCTGCTGCTGTCTCCGTTCACCGGACAGCGCCTCCGCGGCTTCTTCTCCACGCAGAGCCACGACGACCTGCGGCTCCTCGCGGAGCTCATCGAGGCGGGCGCGATCACCCCCGTGATCGACCGGACCTACCCGCTGGTCCACGTCCCCGAGGCCATCGGCTACCTGAGGAGCGGCCGTGCGCGCGGGAAAATAGCCGTCAGCGTCTGA
- a CDS encoding helix-turn-helix transcriptional regulator, translated as MVRPTRVTNAIRALRFAHGEMTQAELARRIGVTRQTVIAIEQGRYSPTLEMAFQIARVFGVPLDEVFQYPATDETGEIEGESK; from the coding sequence GTGGTGAGGCCGACGAGGGTCACCAATGCGATCCGCGCGCTGCGCTTCGCCCACGGCGAGATGACCCAGGCCGAACTCGCCCGCCGCATCGGCGTGACCCGCCAGACGGTCATCGCCATCGAGCAGGGCCGTTATTCGCCCACCCTGGAGATGGCCTTCCAGATCGCCCGCGTGTTCGGCGTCCCGCTCGACGAGGTGTTCCAGTACCCCGCAACCGATGAAACCGGCGAAATCGAGGGAGAGAGCAAGTGA
- a CDS encoding M4 family metallopeptidase → MAHRTPRGLLAGAIATVAVLMTAASASATVTAPAVPGPQGRVFMVNPVQSSGNQSLTDAKDAADAVPATAYATVALRNLDSSGGLSGRWVSVRSDTGASARVADAASYDRHDDQFEQVMAYFWVNEAQEYLQGLGFGSELPGANDRVQPVRINQWGADNSFFTDKKAEIRFGKGGVDDAEDAEVVVHEYGHAVHHAQVPGFGTSLEAGSIGEAFGDYLAVAVGEHAAARYGWPLKADVACVADWDSVTYSEAPHCLRRIDSDKTYADRVGEVHADGEIWSRALFDIRTALGARVADRIIVNAQFGFAPDTSFAAAANTTVATAQKMYGKSAADAVRAAFQARAIPGVA, encoded by the coding sequence ATGGCTCACCGCACACCCCGCGGTCTGCTCGCCGGGGCCATCGCCACCGTGGCCGTGCTCATGACGGCTGCCTCGGCCTCCGCCACGGTGACCGCCCCCGCCGTGCCCGGCCCGCAGGGCCGTGTCTTCATGGTCAACCCTGTCCAGTCGTCGGGCAACCAGAGCCTCACCGATGCCAAGGACGCCGCCGACGCGGTTCCCGCCACCGCCTACGCGACCGTCGCGCTGCGCAATCTGGACAGCAGCGGCGGCCTCTCCGGCCGCTGGGTCTCGGTCCGTTCCGACACCGGGGCCTCTGCGCGGGTTGCCGACGCCGCCTCGTACGACCGGCACGACGACCAGTTCGAGCAGGTCATGGCGTACTTCTGGGTCAACGAGGCGCAGGAGTACCTGCAGGGTCTCGGCTTCGGCAGCGAACTGCCCGGCGCCAACGACCGGGTCCAGCCGGTTCGTATCAACCAATGGGGCGCCGACAACTCGTTCTTCACCGACAAGAAGGCGGAGATCCGCTTCGGCAAGGGCGGTGTGGACGACGCCGAGGACGCCGAGGTCGTCGTGCACGAGTACGGTCACGCCGTGCACCACGCCCAAGTACCCGGCTTCGGTACCTCTCTGGAGGCCGGCTCCATCGGCGAGGCCTTCGGCGACTATCTCGCCGTCGCCGTCGGAGAGCACGCCGCCGCACGCTACGGCTGGCCGCTGAAGGCCGACGTCGCCTGCGTCGCCGACTGGGACTCCGTCACGTACAGCGAGGCCCCGCACTGTCTGCGCCGGATCGACTCCGACAAGACGTACGCGGACCGGGTCGGCGAGGTCCATGCGGACGGTGAGATCTGGTCCCGCGCGCTGTTCGACATCCGTACCGCCCTCGGCGCGCGCGTCGCCGACCGGATCATTGTCAACGCCCAGTTCGGCTTCGCCCCCGACACCAGTTTCGCGGCGGCCGCGAACACGACGGTCGCGACGGCGCAGAAGATGTACGGAAAGAGCGCGGCCGACGCGGTGCGCGCCGCGTTCCAGGCCCGGGCCATCCCCGGCGTCGCCTGA